In Halorhabdus tiamatea SARL4B, a genomic segment contains:
- a CDS encoding peptidylprolyl isomerase, whose product MSDLTATIETTHGDIEIDLYDERVPRTVENFVNLAKHDPAADADPAPETPTWEDPETGETRGDAFYQDTPIHRIIEGFMVQMGDPTGTGRGGPGYTFDDEFHDELGHDGPGVVSMANSGPNTNGSQFFITLDAQPHLDGDHAVFGEVVDGMDVLEELGSVETGPRDEPKGDVRLEAVRIND is encoded by the coding sequence ATGAGCGACCTGACAGCGACTATCGAGACGACCCACGGCGACATCGAGATCGACCTCTACGACGAGCGCGTGCCGAGAACCGTCGAGAACTTCGTCAACCTCGCGAAACACGACCCCGCGGCCGACGCCGACCCGGCCCCCGAAACTCCGACCTGGGAGGACCCCGAGACGGGCGAGACCCGCGGCGACGCCTTCTATCAGGACACCCCGATCCACCGGATCATCGAGGGCTTCATGGTCCAGATGGGCGACCCGACGGGGACCGGCCGCGGCGGCCCGGGGTACACCTTCGACGACGAGTTCCACGACGAGTTGGGCCACGACGGCCCGGGCGTGGTCTCGATGGCCAACTCCGGCCCGAACACCAACGGCTCGCAGTTCTTCATCACGCTGGACGCCCAGCCCCACCTCGACGGCGACCACGCCGTCTTCGGCGAGGTCGTCGACGGGATGGACGTCCTCGAGGAACTCGGGAGCGTCGAAACCGGGCCGCGTGACGAGCCCAAAGGCGACGTTCGACTCGAAGCCGTCCGGATCAACGACTGA
- a CDS encoding DUF5658 family protein, which translates to MIDLRTLPERLVPAWFRDGLAAFEAFLEPRPLPEADAVLWTVVLVGSAFDVVTTIVGVASGIPEGNAVARAFMETYGTPGIGALKLVALALLVVTWHYLAAESARVVLAGFAVVTLAVVGLNTLTLAGV; encoded by the coding sequence ATGATCGACCTGCGGACGCTGCCCGAGCGACTCGTCCCGGCGTGGTTCCGGGACGGGTTGGCGGCGTTCGAGGCGTTTCTGGAGCCGCGGCCGCTGCCGGAAGCCGACGCCGTACTCTGGACAGTCGTCCTCGTCGGGTCGGCATTCGACGTCGTAACGACGATAGTCGGGGTCGCGTCCGGTATCCCAGAAGGGAACGCGGTCGCACGAGCGTTCATGGAAACCTACGGGACGCCCGGTATCGGCGCGCTCAAGCTCGTCGCGCTGGCTCTCCTGGTGGTAACCTGGCACTACCTCGCCGCGGAATCGGCGCGAGTCGTCCTCGCCGGGTTCGCCGTCGTCACGCTGGCGGTCGTCGGACTCAACACGCTCACGCTCGCCGGCGTGTGA
- a CDS encoding DUF5658 family protein yields the protein MGKHQTTTERVVSTPSRIEPVGRLAECVSLSTLTAVLWATVLAASATDVVTTTIGLQRGLAEGNALARTLVESFGIGGLAGLKLAALGVLAGTWYVVDERQGQAALAGFGGVTVIVVGCNVATIATM from the coding sequence ATGGGAAAACACCAGACGACGACCGAGCGGGTAGTATCGACACCGTCTCGTATCGAACCGGTTGGCCGCCTCGCCGAGTGCGTCTCGCTCTCGACGCTCACCGCGGTCCTCTGGGCGACGGTGCTCGCCGCGTCGGCGACGGACGTGGTGACGACGACGATCGGCCTCCAACGGGGACTCGCCGAGGGGAACGCACTCGCCCGAACGCTCGTCGAGTCGTTCGGGATCGGCGGTCTCGCCGGACTGAAACTCGCCGCGCTGGGAGTCCTGGCTGGGACTTGGTATGTCGTCGACGAGCGACAGGGACAGGCCGCCCTCGCGGGCTTCGGCGGCGTCACCGTGATCGTGGTCGGCTGTAACGTCGCCACGATCGCGACGATGTGA
- a CDS encoding GNAT family N-acetyltransferase: MPGPVFLDGETVTLRTIEEDDLEFIQRERAEPAVWRTLGWPFPSNREQLTEFFEETISDEETIHLLISVADEPVGMVSFHEVSGDSRRGELGYWVATDEQGNGYATDAVGTLVDYGFRDLGFHRIEAKVFDGNQPSRQVLENLGFTHEGVHREAVFADGGFRDVHWYGLLAEEWREEE; this comes from the coding sequence ATGCCCGGACCAGTGTTTCTCGACGGCGAGACGGTGACGTTGCGGACGATCGAGGAAGACGATCTCGAATTTATCCAGCGCGAGCGCGCCGAGCCGGCCGTCTGGCGGACGCTCGGGTGGCCGTTCCCGTCCAACCGCGAGCAACTCACGGAATTCTTCGAGGAGACGATTTCGGACGAGGAGACGATCCACCTCCTGATCTCCGTGGCGGACGAGCCGGTCGGGATGGTGAGCTTCCACGAGGTCTCGGGTGACTCACGCCGCGGCGAACTCGGCTACTGGGTCGCGACCGACGAGCAGGGCAACGGCTATGCCACCGACGCCGTCGGCACGCTCGTCGACTACGGCTTTCGAGACCTCGGCTTTCACCGCATCGAGGCGAAAGTGTTCGACGGGAACCAGCCGTCCCGACAGGTCCTTGAGAACCTTGGCTTCACTCACGAGGGTGTCCACCGCGAGGCCGTCTTCGCCGACGGCGGGTTCCGGGACGTCCACTGGTACGGCCTGCTCGCCGAGGAGTGGCGCGAGGAGGAATAG